ATTCACCGTCGCAGTAGGCGATGACACATCGGAAAGATGCCGACGCCCGATCCGAATCCGTTTGCTGGGCGCGGGCGATCTGACCAACCTGTTCGACGCCCAGTGTCTCTTCGACGAACGCCGAGTACGGGCCAGGAAACCCATCGAGCGCGTCGATGAATAGACCCGCGTCATCGACGATCACTGGTTCACCGACGTGCTCGAACGCGGCGCGTGCGCCGTAGGCTGCGATCGGTGCGAGCGTCTCCGACTGGATTTCCTGATAGTCGTAATCCAACGGCGTTACTTGATCGAGGTATTCGCGTGCCTCTCGAACCTTGCCAGCGTTCGTCGTCACGTAATGGAGCATGGTATCCATGCGGCGGTGACGAGAAAAGAACCGTCGATTCAGATGTTACGTCTGTTGTCGTTGGAGAATCGCGTCAGTCGACGATGACCTCAACCGGTTCGTCCTCGTCGAGCATTTCCGACTCCTCGCTGTGGCGTTGGTGATAGAAGAGAACGCCAGCGATAGCGAGAACGATCCACGACCGCCAGTTGGCGAGATTCAGCGTGTAGCCGATTCCGAAGGGCTTCTCGACGAGCATTCCTTCGTCGGGCCGCCAGTACGAGGACAGCATCCGTCCAACGCTTGGACGCTCGAAATTGTACGGGATACCGAACAATTCACCGGATTGCGGTTTATCGACCATGCAACGTGGTATGTCGGGCACAGTTAAACCGTTTACCACAGTCGAGTTACAGCAGAAGAAATTCAGATCAGTAGAGTATAGCTAAAATTAGTTTAGCGAGCGCTTACGATTGATATCGACCGCGTCCTTCAATCTCGCGCAGTTGACTGATGGCCGTCTCGTCACCGATCTCGCGGTATGCATCCTCAAACGCAGTAGCGAGTGGTTCGGGATCTTCTGCGGTCCCATCGAGACTCTGGTGAAACACGTGGAGGTCCATCGCGTAGTCTTCGACTGTATCGCTGTAGTACGCGAGGCCGAAGTCGATGAGCCACGTCTGTCCCTCGACGCGGACGTTTCGGGTCGTTGGATCGCCGTGAACGATTCCGACGTCGTGAAGCGTTGCGAGCGAGCGAGCAACATCTCGAACGTGTGCTTCGGTGAGGTCATCTCGGAGATCAGCATTCCCGACGTGCTCGAAGACGAGTCGATGCTCAGGAACATCCACGTCACGGAGAACTGGCGTCGGCACGCCAGCGCGCCGACTGTCGCTCGTTACCCGCGCTTCAGAACGGATCCGTTCTCGACGTAGACGCTCGTCGAGTGCAGGATGGCGGTAGCGCTTTGGAACGCGCGTTTTCACCATCGTCTCTCCGACGTGTTCGACTGTCGCCTCTGCGCCGCGCTGGGGTTCATCGCTAATCGAATGGGTCGGAGGGGACTGTGTGGACCGCCACGTCACTCCGACTTCATCAGGGCGGAACTTCGGACGGACCCGCGAGTCTTCGATGGCGATGGTATCATCGACAGCGGCCATTTTCGCACCGAGAACAGCGATCATAGCGGCGTTATCCCGCAGGAACCGTGCCTCAGGCGCGTAAAACGATGCTCCGCGATCCTCACACATCGTTTCGAGCATCTCCTGCAGACGGTGATTCTGGCCGACGCCCCCACCGAGAACGAGTTCGTTAGACCCCGTGAGCGAGAGCGCACGCTCTGAGACTTCCGCGAGCATGGCAAAGATCGTTTCCTGAAGCGAGAAGCAGATGTCTTCGAGTGCTTCACCGTCGTCGTAGGCTTCTTTTGCCGCGCTCATGATGCCAGAGAATGAGAAATCCATCCCCTTGACCACGTACGGGAGGTCGATGTACTCGCCATCCGTGGCAGCTGCTTCGACTTTCGGACCACCGGGATGAGACCACCCGACGTGGCGGGTAAACTTATCGATCGCGTTGCCGACGCCGGTGTCCATCGTCTCACCGAGCATCCGGTAGCGGCCGTTGTGGAATCCGAGCAAATGGGCATTTGCTCCGCTCGCGTTCAGACAGACCGGTGATTCAAAGCCCGAATGATGTCTGCCGATTTCGAGATGTGCGAGCATGTGATTGACGCCGACAAGCGGAACGTCTAGTGTTCCCGCGAGCGCCCGTGCCGCTGTCCCGACGATTCGCAAGCACGGCCCAAGCCCCGGACCACGGGAGAACGCGACGGCGTCGATCTGGTCGGTGGCGTCACGCGCATCACCAACGACTTCGGGAATGGCCTCGCGCATGTGCTCTGCGGCCTCACGGGGGTGAATGCCACCGCTTTCGGGCTGGTATGCGTCGGTGAAAATCGTCGTTCGATTGGTCTCTGTATCGTAGATGGCTGCGCTCGCAGCCCACGCGGTGCCCTCGATACCGAGAACGCGCATCCCTCTACTCCTGTCCGTCGATTCAGGCCTCTTCGGCCTCACTCTCAGTGTCTGCGTTCTCCGTCTCGACGCCGATCTTGTTCCGTTCGAGCATGTACGACTGCTCGACATCGCGGGCGCGCTGGGCGCTCTGGTACACTTTTGCGTACCCGATGGTCTTTCGCATCCCGTACTTTGTATCGAGTTTGTGGATGACGACCTCGTCCGCGTCCTTGTTCAACTTGGCTGCGAGACTGTCGCGGACGGAGAGCCGCGATGGTGTCGCTTCCTCGTGAGTCACTCGAAATCGTACATCAGAGCGGTGTAACATCGGGTTACCCTCTTCGGCGATGATCTCGATGTCCATGGTACCGTTACTTGCCCCCGAAACGACTAAAAGGATTTCGAAGCCGTGAGGTCTCAGTGGCCCGAAGAGAGGATACTTTTTTTAAGACAGTTTACACCCAACCGAGTCTGGCTGAGAGAGGATCGTGTTTCAGCCGAGGTGTCTCAGGAGTGGCCTTTTTTGGACAGTTCGTCGTGTCCTTTCCGATGACGAAATTGTTAGGTTTGGCCAATGGATCGCTCGGCACACTCGTGCATCTCGTCTATGACTCTCATTCTTTATTCTTGTCCCTCACGTGGCACCTGCCAACTCGGCGAGTGCACCTGCGAGGACGGTTGTTGCGCTCGCACAATCGTCCCAGTCGGTCCATTCCTGTGGACTGTGCGAGATGCCTGCACAGGAGGGAGCAAAGAGCATCCCGCTGTCGGTGACGCGTGCGATGTGCATCGTATCGTGGGCTGCCCCCGAGTGCAGCGTCATCGTTTCGATGGTTGCCCGCTCGCCTGCGTCGTGGAGCACTCGCTGGCACCGTTCGCTCATTGCTACCGGTTCGAGATCGAAATGGCGCTTGCAGGTCGTGTTGACGCCGCGTGTTTCGGTGAGTTGTTCGAGCGTTTGTCGCATCTGCTCGACGATCGCGTTCATCGATTCGTACTCCGTGCTTCGGATATCGACACCCATCGAAACGCGTTCGGGGATGACGTTCGTCGCGTTCGGTTCGACGGTGAGCCGACCGACGGTTCCAACCGCTGGCGCGCGTTCGGAGGCAGCCCGCGCCGCGTTTTCGACGGCCGTCACGAACTCGCCTGCCGCCGCAAGCGCATCGGTACGTTCGTCCATTGGCGTCGATCCGGCGTGATTTGCCTCTCCTTCGATGTGGACATCACAGTGTGTAATCCCCGTGATGTCGGTGACAACTCCCGCCGGAGGATTGGCTCGTTCGAGCGCGATGTGCTGTTCGATGTGGAGTTCGAGCCACGCGTCCCACGTGCTGGCGTCGAGGCGTCCCGTTCCACAAAAACCGATCTCTTCGAGGGCCGTTTCGAGCGTCTGACCGGTGTCATCACTCAGTGAGAGAGCTTCCTCAATTGACCGCTGACCGCACGCAACCGATGATCCGAGCAAGCCGGAACTGAACGTCGTTCCCTCCTCTTCGGTGAACGAGACAACGTCGATGGGACGCTCGGGGCTGCGGTCAGCGTCCTGCATGGCACGAACGCTTTCGAGGGCTGCGTACACCCCCAATGGCCCGTCAAAGATTCCACCCTCGGGTACCGAATCGAGATGGCTCCCAGATGCGACAGGAGCACCGCTTGCTCCCTCAGGCACCCATCTTCCGACGATGTTTCCGACGCTATCGATACGAATCGATAACCCAGCGTCGTCTAACCGCTCAAGGAAGTATTCGCGTGCTTTTTGGTTTGCGTCGCTTCCGGTGAGGACGGTTCGTCCGTGACCATCGCCATCAAGTGTGCCAAACGTGGCGGTCGTCTCGATATCCGTCCGAAGCCGGTCAGTAGAAATATCCATGTGTAATGATCCCGAGACGAGCGGTATATTGTGCGCGGATCGCACCACTTCGCTCTTCGGTTACGGTGTGATGACAGCTCTGCCCTCAATCTCGCGGTGTTCGAGTTTCTCTGCGACGGTGTTGATCTCATCGAGCGAGTAGCGCGAAGTGTGGAGTTCGACGTCTCCCTGCTCGACGAGCGCAACGAGTTCCTGCAGTTCGGTGTATTTCCCGACGAGCGTTCCGCGGTAGGCGAATTCTCCGTTGACGAACGCTTGTGAAGGCTCGTGAACATGCCCACCATATCCGACGATGTGATGGTCACCACCGGGGGCAAGGACATCGGGGGCGACGGCTGTCGTTTCATCACTGCCGACGAAATCGAGCACCTGTTCTGCTCCCACGCCATCGGTCAACGATTCGATCTCGGCGGCGAGATCATCTGTTGTGGAGTTGATCGTGTGGTCTGTCCCGAGGCGCTCAGCCAGATCGAGTGCTTCGTCTTTGATGTCGACTGCAACGAGCGTGGCGGCGGACATGGCCGAAAGACATTGCAGCCCAATATGACCGAGTCCACCGATCCCAATGACGATGGCATACGACCCAGGGACGAGTTCGGTTGCTGCCTTCTTTGCGGCGTGATAAGCCGTGATCCCAGCATCGGCGTGCGGTGCGATATCGACCGGATCAACACCGTCTGGAAGGGTGATCACCGCACGCTCGTTGGTGAGCAGATACTCTGCGAAGCCGCCATCGGTGTTCAACCCCGGGAAGGCGACGTTTTCGCAGTACATATCCTCACCCATTCGACAGGCCCTGCACACCCCGCAGGTTCGAACAGGGTGACAGATAACCTGATCTCCCTCAGAGACCATCGTCACGCTGTCGCCGACCTCAGCAACGGTTCCGCTGTTCTCGTGTCCGAGCGTCATCGGTAGGTCTTGGGGCATATACTCCGTCCACATTCCTTCGATGACGTGATTGTCTGTCTGACACCAGCCCGCCCCCTCAATCTCGATTACGACCTCGTCAGGAGCGGTCGCCGCAGGGCGGTCGAGCTCGTCGATACTGAGCGCAGTGCTCATGTCGTCCGTGTACTCGTGGAGACGCGCTGCTTGCATGATAGCATATACCAATTAGAACGAGTAAAAGGTATTGTCTCTCTGAATACTAATGCACTCGCCGAAAGTCATTTGTTATCGCACCACACACTAGTGTGCGTATGTACCGACACGAGGGAGAGGACGTGTTTGTCATCGATTCGCACATACACCTGTGGGACGCGAGCGAAGAGAACATCGTCCACGAGGGAGGCGAACAGTTCATCCAGTGCTTTTACGATTACCACACGGCGTTCACGCCGGAAGAGCACCAGTGGGATCTCGAAACGTACCGAAAGTACGGCTCAGAGAAGATGGTCGAGGATCTGTTCCGTGATGGATACGTTGATATGGGGATTTTCCAGCCCACGTATCTCACAGACTTCTACGAGGACGGATTCAACACGACGGATCAGAACGCTGAACTCGCCACTGAGTATCCAGAGCGGTTCATCCTCAACGGGCAGTTCGATCCTCGTGACGGCGAGGAGGGGCTGGAAGAACTGGAGCGAATGAAAGAGGAATACGGAATTCAGGGAGTGAAACTCTACACGGCAGAGTGGCGTGGCGACTCGAAAGGCTGGCGGCTCGATTCGCCCGAAGCGTTCGAGTATCTGGAAAAGTGCAAGGAGCTCGGGATTACGAACATCCACCCACACAAGGGACCGACGATTCGACCGCTCAATCGTGATGCGTTCGATGTGGCCGATGTGGACGACGCCGCGACGTCATTCCCAGAGCTGAACTTTATCGTCGAGCACGTCGGATTGCCTCGGCTGGACGACTTCTGTTTCATCGCTGCACAAGAACCGAACGTGTACGGTGGGCTTGCGGTTGCTGCGCCGTTCGCGCAGAATCGCCCGCGGAAGTTCGGTGAGATCATGGGTGAGCTGCTGTTCTGGCTCGGCGAGGACCGGGTGCTGTTCGGGTCGGACTACGCGCTCTGGGAACCCGACTGGCTCGTTCCCACCGTGATGAACGCCGAACTCACACAGGAACAGCGTGATGAGTTCGGTGTCGCTCTCACGACCGATGTTAAAAAGAAGATCATGGGTGAGAATGCTGCGCGCCTCTACGACATCGATATCGAAGAGCGAAAAGAAACACTTCAGAACGACGCTATCAGTGAACGGTTCGATCTCGGTGAGGGGGCTGTTGCAGACTGATGTCCCAGAGCGTATCAAGCGGCGAGCGCGCGGTGCTCGACCGACTCGACCGTGTTACGGATCCCGAACTCGATCGATCGATTGTCGAGTTGGACTACATCGACGAGCTTCGCGTCGATTCGTCCGTCTTCGTCCAGTTCAAGCTCCCGACCGCGTGGTGTTCACCGGCGTTCGCGTGGATGATGGCGACCGACATCCGCGAGGAAGTGCAAGAGGTGTCAGATGTCGATCGCGTCACCGTCAAGCTCGTCGATCACATGCATGCAGCGGAGATCACCCGTGGCGTAAACGAAGAACGCCCGTTCGAGGCCGTGTTCGAAGACGCTACTGAGGGCGTCGAAGCAGCGCGCG
The nucleotide sequence above comes from Halocatena marina. Encoded proteins:
- a CDS encoding non-canonical purine NTP pyrophosphatase — its product is MLHYVTTNAGKVREAREYLDQVTPLDYDYQEIQSETLAPIAAYGARAAFEHVGEPVIVDDAGLFIDALDGFPGPYSAFVEETLGVEQVGQIARAQQTDSDRASASFRCVIAYCDGESFGATPEPVDRGRRGQDLAADERATATTDDTVDSGTVPVKLFEGTVLGRIVEPRGEGGFGYDPIFEHNGTTFAEMTAEEKNAISHRGRALAKFGDWFAKR
- a CDS encoding DUF5808 domain-containing protein, translating into MVDKPQSGELFGIPYNFERPSVGRMLSSYWRPDEGMLVEKPFGIGYTLNLANWRSWIVLAIAGVLFYHQRHSEESEMLDEDEPVEVIVD
- a CDS encoding bifunctional N(6)-L-threonylcarbamoyladenine synthase/serine/threonine protein kinase, with translation MRVLGIEGTAWAASAAIYDTETNRTTIFTDAYQPESGGIHPREAAEHMREAIPEVVGDARDATDQIDAVAFSRGPGLGPCLRIVGTAARALAGTLDVPLVGVNHMLAHLEIGRHHSGFESPVCLNASGANAHLLGFHNGRYRMLGETMDTGVGNAIDKFTRHVGWSHPGGPKVEAAATDGEYIDLPYVVKGMDFSFSGIMSAAKEAYDDGEALEDICFSLQETIFAMLAEVSERALSLTGSNELVLGGGVGQNHRLQEMLETMCEDRGASFYAPEARFLRDNAAMIAVLGAKMAAVDDTIAIEDSRVRPKFRPDEVGVTWRSTQSPPTHSISDEPQRGAEATVEHVGETMVKTRVPKRYRHPALDERLRRERIRSEARVTSDSRRAGVPTPVLRDVDVPEHRLVFEHVGNADLRDDLTEAHVRDVARSLATLHDVGIVHGDPTTRNVRVEGQTWLIDFGLAYYSDTVEDYAMDLHVFHQSLDGTAEDPEPLATAFEDAYREIGDETAISQLREIEGRGRYQS
- a CDS encoding 30S ribosomal protein S24e; the encoded protein is MDIEIIAEEGNPMLHRSDVRFRVTHEEATPSRLSVRDSLAAKLNKDADEVVIHKLDTKYGMRKTIGYAKVYQSAQRARDVEQSYMLERNKIGVETENADTESEAEEA
- a CDS encoding M20 family metallo-hydrolase, with protein sequence MDISTDRLRTDIETTATFGTLDGDGHGRTVLTGSDANQKAREYFLERLDDAGLSIRIDSVGNIVGRWVPEGASGAPVASGSHLDSVPEGGIFDGPLGVYAALESVRAMQDADRSPERPIDVVSFTEEEGTTFSSGLLGSSVACGQRSIEEALSLSDDTGQTLETALEEIGFCGTGRLDASTWDAWLELHIEQHIALERANPPAGVVTDITGITHCDVHIEGEANHAGSTPMDERTDALAAAGEFVTAVENAARAASERAPAVGTVGRLTVEPNATNVIPERVSMGVDIRSTEYESMNAIVEQMRQTLEQLTETRGVNTTCKRHFDLEPVAMSERCQRVLHDAGERATIETMTLHSGAAHDTMHIARVTDSGMLFAPSCAGISHSPQEWTDWDDCASATTVLAGALAELAGAT
- a CDS encoding NAD(P)-dependent alcohol dehydrogenase, which codes for MQAARLHEYTDDMSTALSIDELDRPAATAPDEVVIEIEGAGWCQTDNHVIEGMWTEYMPQDLPMTLGHENSGTVAEVGDSVTMVSEGDQVICHPVRTCGVCRACRMGEDMYCENVAFPGLNTDGGFAEYLLTNERAVITLPDGVDPVDIAPHADAGITAYHAAKKAATELVPGSYAIVIGIGGLGHIGLQCLSAMSAATLVAVDIKDEALDLAERLGTDHTINSTTDDLAAEIESLTDGVGAEQVLDFVGSDETTAVAPDVLAPGGDHHIVGYGGHVHEPSQAFVNGEFAYRGTLVGKYTELQELVALVEQGDVELHTSRYSLDEINTVAEKLEHREIEGRAVITP
- a CDS encoding amidohydrolase family protein; the encoded protein is MYRHEGEDVFVIDSHIHLWDASEENIVHEGGEQFIQCFYDYHTAFTPEEHQWDLETYRKYGSEKMVEDLFRDGYVDMGIFQPTYLTDFYEDGFNTTDQNAELATEYPERFILNGQFDPRDGEEGLEELERMKEEYGIQGVKLYTAEWRGDSKGWRLDSPEAFEYLEKCKELGITNIHPHKGPTIRPLNRDAFDVADVDDAATSFPELNFIVEHVGLPRLDDFCFIAAQEPNVYGGLAVAAPFAQNRPRKFGEIMGELLFWLGEDRVLFGSDYALWEPDWLVPTVMNAELTQEQRDEFGVALTTDVKKKIMGENAARLYDIDIEERKETLQNDAISERFDLGEGAVAD